A window of the Cucurbita pepo subsp. pepo cultivar mu-cu-16 chromosome LG01, ASM280686v2, whole genome shotgun sequence genome harbors these coding sequences:
- the LOC111806501 gene encoding uncharacterized protein LOC111806501 isoform X1: MKQKVGQRKALFKWKRKLALALLLVFCFGSLVIMQSQYGRVMMLASLRPQAVQEPKIAFLFIARNRLPLDIVWDAFFQQEGENKFSIFVHSRPGFLFNKATTRSIYFLNRQVNGSIQVDWGEASMIEAERILLRHALTDTSNQRFIFLSDSCIPLYNFSYTYDYVMSTSTSFVDSFADTKEGRYNPKMDPVIPVRNWRKGSQWVVLTRKHAEVVVKDNTVFPMFQQHCKRKSLPEFWRDHPFPSDGSKEHNCIPDEHYVQTLLAQEGLEEELTRRSLTYSAWDLSHSRDHERRNWHPVTYKFSDATLDLIQSIKGIDNIYYETEYRREWCTSKGKPSTCFLFARKFTRPAALRLLNMSAQVVKPQ, from the exons ATGAAGCAGAAGGTTGGGCAGCGGAAGGCGCTCTTCAAATGGAAAAGGAAGCTCGCTCTTGCTCTATTGCTTGTATTTTGCTTTGGGAGCTTAGTTATAATGCAGTCTCAGTATGGTCGGGTTATGATGTTGGCGTCGTTGCGTCCTCAAGCGGTGCAGGAACCAAAAATCGCGTTTCTGTTCATAGCTCGGAACCGGCTTCCATTGGACATAGTTTGGGATGCGTTTTTTCAG CAGGAAGGGGAGAATAAGTTTTCGATCTTCGTTCATTCGAGACCAGGATTTTTGTTTAACAAGGCGACGACAAGATCGATCTATTTTTTGAATCGTCAAGTTAACGGTAGTATACAG GTAGACTGGGGCGAGGCAAGTATGATTGAGGCAGAACGTATCTTGCTTAGACATGCACTTACCGATACTTCAAATCAacgatttatttttctttctgacAG CTGCATACCATTATACAACTTCAGCTACACATATGACTACGTCATGTCTACTTCAACTAGTTTTGTGGACAG TTTTGCTGATACAAAAGAAGGGCGTTACAATCCTAAAATGGATCCGGTAATTCCTGTTCGCAACTGGAGAAAAGGGTCTCAG TGGGTTGTATTGACTAGGAAGCATGCAGAGGTTGTAGTGAAGGACAATACAGTCTTTCCAATGTTTCAACAGCATTGCAAG AGGAAATCACTACCAGAGTTTTGGCGGGATCACCCATTT CCTAGCGATGGATCCAAGGAACACAATTGCATACCTGATGAACATTATGTTCAGACTTTATTGGCC CAAGAAGGGCTTGAAGAAGAACTCACACGAAGATCACTTACATATTCAGCATGGGATCTCTCACACTCCAGAGACCATGAACGTCGTAATTGGCATCCTGTAACATACAAATTTTCAGATGCTACTCTTGATCTTATACAATCTATAAAG GGTATTGATAATATCTACTACGAAACTGAATATCGAAGAGAATGGTGCACCAGTAAGGGAAAACCATCCACATGTTTCCTTTTTGCGAGGAAGTTCACCCGTCCCGCTGCCCTCCGCCTTCTTAATATG TCTGCGCAGGTAGTAAAGCCTCAGTAA
- the LOC111796882 gene encoding pentatricopeptide repeat-containing protein At5g40400, protein MHRIPASNLTKLSKPFFFLASIPKSNFSSASSSTFLQSIPRSETKLIVNPLYHFLPQNQNPFNIVELVSSHLKTSNTQLSLLQSDIKELLPHLGHREISKIILRCQSNFVSVLAFFNWVKFDLGITLNSQNYCLIIHILAWSRQFSMAMKFLSELIELSKDNASGSEDVFHNLVLCTEHCNWNPVIFEMLMKAYVKVHMIQESYESFKKMVKMGFVPSVIACNCILNGLAKMKCDAQCWELYEEMGRIGVHSNAYTFNILTYVLCRAGDVNKVNEFLEKMEEEGFDPDVVTYNTLIDSYCRRGRLDDAFYLYRIMFRRGVMPDLVSYTSLMNGLCKLGRVREAHQLFHRMIDRELDPDVVLYNTLINAYCKDGRLQEARSLLHDMTRIGICPDSFTCRIMVEGYGRGGSLISALNLVVELRKLGTIVTYDIYDYLIVSLCLEDRPFAAKSVLERVIKDGFQPNACIYNKLIECFCRVHNVSEALLLKSEMIKRNFKLSIDSYKPLISCLCGVNRSVDGEGLMVEMVESGVLPDHQICRVLINGYCKEGNVYKAESLLVSFAKDFEFFDTESFNALVKFHRDFGNETELMQLQDRMLKVGFVPNSLTCRYVIHGLWKSARLDKRRVQAPLCQRG, encoded by the coding sequence aTGCATCGAATTCCCGCTTCGAATCTCACCAAACTCTCGAagcccttcttcttcctcgctTCAATTCCCaaatcaaatttctcttcGGCTTCATCCTCAACTTTTTTACAATCAATTCCTCGGTCCGAAACTAAATTAATCGTCAACCCTCTTTACCATTTTCTCCCACAAAACCAAAACCCCTTCAACATCGTCGAACTCGTCTCCTCACACCTCAAAACCAGCAACACGCAGTTATCTCTTCTTCAATCCGACATTAAGGAGCTTCTTCCCCACTTGGGTCATCGTGAAATCTCCAAGATTATATTGAGGTGCCAATCTAATTTCGTCTCTGTTCTTGCTTTTTTCAATTGGGTTAAATTTGATTTGGGGATTACACTTAATTCCCAAAACTATTGTCTTATTATCCATATATTGGCATGGTCCCGACAATTTTCCATGGCGATGAAATTCTTGTCTGAACTGATTGAGTTGTCTAAGGATAATGCCTCAGGTAGTGAGGATGTTTTTCATAATCTGGTATTGTGCACTGAGCACTGTAATTGGAATCCTGTTATCTTTGAAATGCTTATGAAGGCGTATGTGAAAGTTCATATGATTCAGGAAAGTTATGAGAGCTTTAAGAAGATGGTGAAGATGGGTTTTGTTCCAAGTGTGATTGCTTGTAATTGTATTCTAAATGGACTGGCGAAGATGAAGTGTGATGCTCAATGTTGGGAGCTCTATGAAGAAATGGGAAGGATTGGAGTTCATTCAAATGcatatacttttaatattttgacttATGTTTTGTGTAGAGCTGGGGATGTAAATAAGGTTAATGAGTTCTTAGAAAAGATGGAAGAAGAGGGATTCGATCCCGACGTCGTGACATACAATACTTTGATCGATAGCTATTGTCGAAGAGGAAGATTAGATGATGCATTCTATTTATATAGGATAATGTTTAGAAGGGGTGTGATGCCTGATCTTGTTTCATATACTTCCTTGATGAATGGTCTTTGTAAGTTAGGAAGGGTAAGAGAGGCCCATCAGCTATTTCATCGAATGATCGATCGAGAATTGGATCCTGATGTCGTATTGTATAATACGCTAATTAATGCATATTGCAAGGATGGAAGGCTGCAAGAGGCAAGATCATTGCTACACGATATGACTCGAATTGGCATTTGCCCTGATAGTTTCACTTGTAGGATTATGGTGGAAGGATATGGAAGAGGAGGTAGCTTGATCTCAGCTTTGAATTTGGTTGTAGAACTTCGGAAACTTGGAACGATTGTTACTTACGACATATATGATTATCTCATCGTCTCATTGTGTCTGGAAGATCGTCCATTTGCAGCTAAGAGTGTTCTTGAAAGAGTCATTAAAGATGGTTTCCAACCTAATGCTTGTATCTACAACAAGCTGATTGAATGTTTCTGTAGAGTTCATAATGTTTCTGAGGCACTGCTTTTGAAATCTGAAATGATAAAgagaaattttaaacttaGCATTGATTCATACAAGCCTCTTATATCCTGTTTGTGTGGAGTCAATAGAAGTGTAGATGGTGAAGGTTTAATGGTAGAAATGGTTGAATCTGGAGTGCTTCCGGATCATCAAATATGCAGAGTATTGATAAATGGATACTGCAAAGAAGGGAATGTTTATAAAGCAGAATCATTATTGGTATCATTTGCTAAAGATTTTGAGTTCTTTGACACTGAAAGTTTCAATGCCTTGGTTAAATTTCATCGCGATTTTGGTAATGAAACGGAGTTGATGCAGCTGCAAGATCGAATGCTGAAAGTCGGTTTCGTTCCGAATAGCTTAACGTGCCGATACGTTATCCATGGATTATGGAAATCTGCAAGGCTCGACAAGCGGAGAGTTCAGGCTCCTCTCTGCCAAAGAGGGTGA
- the LOC111806908 gene encoding uncharacterized protein LOC111806908 isoform X1, whose protein sequence is MAAPSSPNILPSLQVFSLKSSNSSTLFLVKFKSFLHTIIFSHLCRLARAISRAKSTVVRVLKKNYHYTNRNKNKIFFGSFRLHYNWCSSHVMPVPDPVWEGHFYYDAATADSSQLSGYLQWLEERKLESETAAGVTTTMATEMNEIDKLAEMFIASCHEKFRLEKQESARRFQEMMARSM, encoded by the coding sequence ATGGCTGCTCCATCTTCACCAAACATCCTTCCTTCTCTCCAAGTTTTCTCCCTCAAATCCTCTAATTCTTCTACCTTATTTCTTgtcaaattcaaatctttccttCACACTATCATCTTCTCTCATTTGTGTCGGTTGGCTCGGGCGATTTCCCGAGCTAAGTCGACGGTGGTTCgggttttgaagaaaaattatcaCTACACGAatagaaacaagaacaagatctTTTTCGGGTCGTTTAGACTTCATTATAATTGGTGTTCTTCCCATGTGATGCCTGTGCCTGACCCCGTGTGGGAAGGTCATTTTTACTACGACGCTGCCACTGCGGACAGCTCGCAGCTGTCCGGGTATTTGCAATGGTTGGAGGAGAGGAAATTAGAGAGCGAGACGGCGGCGGGGGTGACGACGACGATGGCAACGGAGATGAATGAGATCGACAAATTGGCGGAGATGTTCATAGCAAGCTGCCATGAGAAATTTAGGCTGGAGAAACAGGAATCCGCTAGAAGATTTCAAGAGATGATGGCTAGAAGcatgtga
- the LOC111809122 gene encoding LOB domain-containing protein 25-like, with protein sequence MASSSSYSNSPCAACKFLRRKCLADCIFAPYFPPEEPTKFANVHKIFGASNVSKLLHEVHPHQREDAVNSLAYEAEARMKDPVYGCVGAISILQRQVIRLQKELDATNADLVRYASGGARPYGRRAAAQSGVCFISPLNSNDRHDPYCRDKEEEN encoded by the coding sequence ATGGCTTCTTCATCCAGCTACTCCAATTCACCATGTGCAGCATGCAAGTTCCTCCGAAGAAAATGCTTAGCGGATTGCATATTTGCGCCCTACTTTCCACCCGAAGAGCCCACCAAATTTGCCAATGTTCACAAGATCTTTGGAGCCAGCAATGTGAGCAAGCTCCTCCATGAAGTCCACCCCCATCAGCGCGAGGACGCCGTTAATTCTCTTGCCTACGAGGCCGAGGCTCGTATGAAAGACCCCGTCTATGGCTGCGTCGGAGCCATCTCTATCCTTCAGCGACAAGTCATTCGCCTCCAGAAGGAGCTTGACGCTACGAATGCTGATTTGGTACGATATGCTAGCGGGGGCGCTCGCCCGTATGGACGGAGGGCAGCAGCGCAGTCGGGTGTGTGTTTTATTTCCCCCTTGAATAGTAATGATCGTCATGATCCATATTGCCGTgataaagaggaagaaaattga
- the LOC111806908 gene encoding uncharacterized protein LOC111806908 isoform X2 has product MAAPSSPNILPSLQVFSLKSSNSSTLFLVKFKSFLHTIIFSHLCRLARAISRAKSTVVRVLKKNYHYTNRNKNKIFFGSFRLHYNWCSSHVMPVPDPVWEGHFYYDAATADSSQLSGYLQWLEERKLESETAAGVTTTMATEMNEIDKLAEMFIASCHEKFRLEKQESARRFQEMMARSM; this is encoded by the exons ATGGCTGCTCCATCTTCACCAAACATCCTTCCTTCTCTCCAAGTTTTCTCCCTCAAATCCTCTAATTCTTCTACCTTATTTCTTgtcaaattcaaatctttccttCACACTATCATCTTCTCTCATTTGTGTCGGTTGGCTCGGGCGATTTCCCGAGCTAAGTCGACGGTGGTTCgggttttgaagaaaaattatcaCTACACGAatagaaacaagaacaagatctTTTTCGGGTCGTTTAGACTTCATTATAATTGGTGTTCTTCCCATGTGATGCCTGTGCCTGACCCCGTGTGGGAAGGTCATTTTTACTACGACGCTGCCACTGCGGACAGCTCGCAGCTGTCCGGGTATTTGCAATGGTTGGAGGAGAGGAAATTAGAGAGCGAGACGGCGGCGGGGGTGACGACGACGATGGCAACGGAGATGAATGAGATCGACAAATTGGCGGAGATGTTCATAGCAAGCTGCCATGAGAAATTTAGGCTGGAGAAACAGGAATCCGCTAGAAG ATTTCAAGAGATGATGGCAAGAAGcatgtga
- the LOC111806501 gene encoding uncharacterized protein LOC111806501 isoform X2 → MKQKVGQRKALFKWKRKLALALLLVFCFGSLVIMQSQYGRVMMLASLRPQAVQEPKIAFLFIARNRLPLDIVWDAFFQEGENKFSIFVHSRPGFLFNKATTRSIYFLNRQVNGSIQVDWGEASMIEAERILLRHALTDTSNQRFIFLSDSCIPLYNFSYTYDYVMSTSTSFVDSFADTKEGRYNPKMDPVIPVRNWRKGSQWVVLTRKHAEVVVKDNTVFPMFQQHCKRKSLPEFWRDHPFPSDGSKEHNCIPDEHYVQTLLAQEGLEEELTRRSLTYSAWDLSHSRDHERRNWHPVTYKFSDATLDLIQSIKGIDNIYYETEYRREWCTSKGKPSTCFLFARKFTRPAALRLLNMSAQVVKPQ, encoded by the exons ATGAAGCAGAAGGTTGGGCAGCGGAAGGCGCTCTTCAAATGGAAAAGGAAGCTCGCTCTTGCTCTATTGCTTGTATTTTGCTTTGGGAGCTTAGTTATAATGCAGTCTCAGTATGGTCGGGTTATGATGTTGGCGTCGTTGCGTCCTCAAGCGGTGCAGGAACCAAAAATCGCGTTTCTGTTCATAGCTCGGAACCGGCTTCCATTGGACATAGTTTGGGATGCGTTTTTTCAG GAAGGGGAGAATAAGTTTTCGATCTTCGTTCATTCGAGACCAGGATTTTTGTTTAACAAGGCGACGACAAGATCGATCTATTTTTTGAATCGTCAAGTTAACGGTAGTATACAG GTAGACTGGGGCGAGGCAAGTATGATTGAGGCAGAACGTATCTTGCTTAGACATGCACTTACCGATACTTCAAATCAacgatttatttttctttctgacAG CTGCATACCATTATACAACTTCAGCTACACATATGACTACGTCATGTCTACTTCAACTAGTTTTGTGGACAG TTTTGCTGATACAAAAGAAGGGCGTTACAATCCTAAAATGGATCCGGTAATTCCTGTTCGCAACTGGAGAAAAGGGTCTCAG TGGGTTGTATTGACTAGGAAGCATGCAGAGGTTGTAGTGAAGGACAATACAGTCTTTCCAATGTTTCAACAGCATTGCAAG AGGAAATCACTACCAGAGTTTTGGCGGGATCACCCATTT CCTAGCGATGGATCCAAGGAACACAATTGCATACCTGATGAACATTATGTTCAGACTTTATTGGCC CAAGAAGGGCTTGAAGAAGAACTCACACGAAGATCACTTACATATTCAGCATGGGATCTCTCACACTCCAGAGACCATGAACGTCGTAATTGGCATCCTGTAACATACAAATTTTCAGATGCTACTCTTGATCTTATACAATCTATAAAG GGTATTGATAATATCTACTACGAAACTGAATATCGAAGAGAATGGTGCACCAGTAAGGGAAAACCATCCACATGTTTCCTTTTTGCGAGGAAGTTCACCCGTCCCGCTGCCCTCCGCCTTCTTAATATG TCTGCGCAGGTAGTAAAGCCTCAGTAA